A window of Cydia strobilella chromosome 10, ilCydStro3.1, whole genome shotgun sequence genomic DNA:
AGTCCTTCTGGTGCTCTCCATTGACCTTGATATCGCCTGCGACTGGTACTATCTTCATAACACGCTCACGGCCACCGCGGGCTCGACAAAGGTTCCCCTAGACACTACAGGTACTACTAGTTAGATGAAGGGACTTACATAGCAATCACAATCTCGGATATGATCTCGTGGAAGTCCTTCTGGTGCTCTCCATTGACCTTGATATCGCCTGCGACTGGTACTATCTTCATAACACGCGCACGGCCATCGCGAGCTCGCCAAAGGAACACCTCCCCATAGACACCCTCGCCGATCTTGTGGCAATTCTTCAGGGCTCTGAAAAGGTAGGGGAGTTTTAGGATCTGAGTATAGTTTAaaattttgtgataatttttttaagctGTGGAAGGGATAGTGAGAACAATATCTTGCAATAAAAGGCCTATTGCATTAAATTAAAGATACTAAAGTTACAGTTTGATGGGCCAATTAACTATCCAATCATTTTGCCTTTGTACgaattttgtactaaaataacAGATAGGTCAGAGAAATTAAGGCCATCAACtggataaagaaaaaaatctagtaCCTATCGAAACCACTCCGTCATGTGATCATGTGGTTAATGCAACCGGCCCTTACAATGGATTAGTAATTTGATAGGACCCAGACAAAAATATAATGAACAGTAAGGCTTATGTTTAAAGTTTAAGCATCCCATCATAGAAAACAGTGTGTCTACATCTTTATTAAGAGTGGAGAATGAAAAAgtttagtgtgtgtgtgtgtgtgtgtgtattttcTACTTGTTACTGCTAGATTACAGAATGagaaaaaacagaataaatgatatttatatcagcaatatttttaaagattattaTCCTTATTTTTAGACGGTCATAAACATTAACTAAAAATTACGTATAATTACCAAAAAAGTAgcgaattagaaaaaaatatgggatGAAACAAAATTTTCAATCTAGAAAAgttgaaacaaaaaatacatcatGTGAAATTATTTGAAAGTTGTTGAAAGTGTTGTAACATTAAACGATAATGACGAATAACCCTTAATTACCATAGATTCAGAGAATAcattgcagttttttttttcattaagaaCCGACAATTACCCTTtgatattcaaataatacgCCCTTTTCCGGTTTAGAGGCAAAAAGCGTAGAGAGATATGCAATAGAAATGAATGCTTTATGGTTCGCTTCCCTCTCAAAATGTAAACGGGAACAGGTGTTAACGACATTACGAGTTTCCATCCTTTTTCAACCCACCGTTAATGAAAGTGATGAATGCACACTGTCTATGCTTGGATGAGCGTTTTAAAAGCTACGAGATTGATGATAAAGAGAACAATAAATGTAAAGAACTCGTTAGTAGTTTGTAAGGTTTACGTAACGTAAATGTTCTATTGTCGGTATAACATAGGCCAATAATTCTAAGGAATACATAGAAGGGATAGAAGGTACAAACGGAATCGAAGAatgtttacctatttattttaatattttttaaagattttagacTAGAAagcaaattattgtttttttttttttattagaacgaAAATGTGAACGGAACTGGAGTCTagggttaataaaaaaaaactctcgagtttcatgaaaaaaaaaaaacgcttctAATGTACAgcaagctgcaaaattgcatggacacattatgaatgaatgGCATAGCGCACCagagtaatttttttactaacagtAAAAGCCCAAGTCATGCCAAATTCTTTAGCTCAGGTCAAATAATTCAGATATTTCAGATAATTCTTTAGAGTTCCAAATAATGTGTGAAAAACCCATACCACGCAATATACGAAATACAGGATAAACAAAGACGATAGTGAAGGTTTGACTCATCTGTTGACACAGTTTTTTCACCTAAGTCTGGGTACGCTGAGGATAAACTACAATGAACCTATGCTAACATCGGCTGAGTTTGTCTAAACTATTTTAGCTGACTTACAATAACAAAAACAAGACAGAGCTATACttgaattaattttaattgcaatAGCATATCGATATCATATCAAAGTTTTGTTTATAGAAATAATCCCTTTAAAAACGAAAGTtctccattttaaattttaaaggtcATTTATAAAGAAGCtctttataatacattttaaaaaaactaGGAGCCTATTACGCCTCTGTTAATCTTAacgataataaattaattaaaaaattaaaaacacgactgcggaattttaatcgtctctcaaagctcttcattttgataccccactcgataaaattgcaagttatttttttccaaatgtcgcgcgttattgtgtattacgtctgccatgttgattttattatgacgtcatatagcctatgtcacccgggatgacgtaaggattctaatgatatatcatacatccaaatcggttaaggcatttagaagttatggtggaataaagaaactcacatacaaacatgaactcTGAAAACAagacactccttttttgggcagtcgtgtaaaaaaggAATTTAGAGACAAAAAGAGAGATATAACCATCATGATGTCACCATAACAAAGGAGACACAACATAGGCTGTATGGGGACAATAGACCTGTAGATTTAGCAGGAAGCCTAAGtgacaaatacaatatttttttataataaacaagaATCAATGTAATATAACTATTATAGCAACTTTGACCTAGTTAGGTGCAAACATTTTTATTGTCATTACAAGGCTGAACTAACTAGGTTATGTATTGAAAAATTTACAATGTAACtatgttattaattttatcttgatCACAAACAACTCGTCAATGATGTTATTATGCAGATATTTCTTGGATTTCCTCGTAATTAGGTTACAAATTGTATAAATTGATGATTTACGAAGGATCAACGATCCTTAAGAAAAAACATGCCGGGAACTAAGaacctcaatttttttttacctaaatgCCGTAATGaactttattttacttaattattactTCACATAATCTCGTCTGGGAATATTATTCTCTAGTTTTGTAATAACAAGCATGGCAAACCTAATTAGCCAATGGATTCAAGTAATTAACCGCCTGTTTTGTACCAAATACATACATTAACAACAAGTTATGTCAGCAACTAGGTAATTCATTGTTTCAATTCCGTCACAATGAGTGTTTTGAGGATTAATCTTTCTCGGAAAGCTATTACGGCTTGGAATTTGCACACTAGTGACCTAAATTCATGAACGATGTCAGAGTGAACTTTTTATATATGGCTAAATGATGAAATAAAGTTGTAGTGAAAGTTATTATGTTCATGTTCTACATTCAAATTAGTGGCAAAACGAATTTACTAACAATAACAATGAATGGAACAGAAACATGAACCAAATAATGAAGGACAATACAAAATTCAAGCATGAACATATGACATTGCCGCCTTTTGGAGAAAGTAGCATttgtatttactaacaatacACAATAATATACATGTTCACTCAAAAATGTGTGTTACAGCAAATAGATACATGTGAATTATCAAACAGGGTTCTTAGAAGAGATGGATGCTTAGACAGAGATCATCGTTAGCATCTTGAAGTGTGTAGTGACACAGATATTCGGGAATTAttcctacttatttatttatcaagtaggtaggtagacaAGTTATTTAAGGTTGTCCAACAACCTCAGATTTCTTGAGAGCATGTTTATACTACACCTACATAACGACGTATTGCAAAACAATCTACCATCATCACTCCCAAGTGAAACGGGGAAAGTAAAACACATTAAGCACATCGATGCAAAAGGGCGTAAATAGTAACAGTTTGTGTACTTACGTATCTGGATAGCATTCATCAAACAGAATCGCCTCCGTTTGGTTGCAGCGCCTCAGAACGTAGTCCCTCGCGGTCGTCGAACGATCTTCATGTAGATTCTCTACCACTGTGACTTCGTGGTCAGAGTCGACAATCGACAGTTTCGATAGTTCGACAACGGTATCATCACAATCGTCGCTGAGGAAACCTAAAAACATGAGCATTTGTTTAAGGTACTTAGCATCGCACGCGTGACACACAAGGAAGTAGGCATGACGGACTTTCCCTATGCGTAATCGTATTACGTAGAAACCAGAACATGCCACTCAAAACCACTCTTTCTGTAATTATATACCCTAATTACTAACCTGAGTCTTGCAGGAAAAGATGCATGCACTTGGCTTTCGACACTTTTTAACGAACAAAGGCGCAGAACCAAGCTTTTATCCCGTTAGGGATAATGAATGGCAGTCAAAGTCAATTGATTTATGTACAACAACAACGATTTGCACTTGtcaaaagtttattattcactATTACTGTAATAGAGATTATCGCACTACAAAACGTGGAAATTGcgcaagttaaaataaaaaaaattaaaacgtatGGACAAAGACTAGCGTCTCCCGTCCGCGACGAAGCCGTTTTGTGGTGAGGTGAGGGCTCCGCGGGGACGCGAGGTGCCGTGTAGCGGTTGAGAAAGGTAGCGGAAGCGGGACGGGTGATGCGGACCACGGACCAATGGCCGCTCGCCAATGTTaccatagtaaaataatataaacttgCGTGTTTTCAAAGTATGTTATGATAGATATTTCTTAAATATGTATCTGGTATAAATTTGTAAGAATTcacataaataattttaattaccttTCAGGTCGTCATATAGTGTAGTATTGTTACATATGCTTGCTCGAGCATTATTAGGTTCCTGAAAAAACGTGCAATTGAAGTAAAtaattaggtacagtcagcaacagcaGAAGTGACTGActgggcgaggtgttcaaatgTGTCAAATGATCTGCACACTCTTTAACAATACGGTGATGTTTAGGTCATTAACACACATTACTAACTTATTTCTTGACAATGCAAAATATAATAACGTCAGAACGTAATAATCCTCGtgtcataaaaaaaaccaatttttttttctaaactgataAAGCTGCTTTGGAATCTGAGTAGTCCTGCGTGATTTTTCAGAGCtgctactatatatatatatgaaaaaaaaaaaacatttttaaacactACTCACTCTTATGAGCACTATGGTCGATCTGCAAGGTTTAGCCACAAGAGTACTTCGGCGACTGCTGATTGATTCATTGTGTAGGGaacctaaaaaaacaaaatgaattgcaatcaaatttaatttaaaataatcacAATAAATTACCAACCTGACATTACACTGAAACTTTGGTTGGATGTGTCAAGTTGACGTGAATGAATAACTTTTTTTCTTAGTTtgttgacagttgaaattcaaAAAAGTTAAGAATATATTTACCTTCTTGCATTTCCATTGTATTGATAACACTCTCCCTGTATTTCCGTCCTTTACTGTTTAAAGGCTCTTCTTCTAAAACAGATCTATCAAAATGATCATTCAACATAGTCATTCTTCTGTAGATACTGAGAGATCGTTCCCATTTTTTGCCTGGTTGAAGAACTATTGTTGGCTTATCTACAGGACTGTCTGGAATTCCACTAAATTTCCTGGAAGACTTTCTAGTAGTAACAAAAGATTGTCTATATACATCTTTAGTTTCTTCTATTTCATCAGAATCTAAATTAATTGCATCTTCATGCAAGGTATTTACATCTTCTTTCTCAATACATTCTTTAGTTTGTAACACGGTTTCatcttttttaatattatcgGGACTATTTATAATCAATTTATTTCTACTAAGTACAGTCATATTACATTCACTACTAACACTGCTACAATCATTTGAGCTGAATTTGGTAGAATTAGTTTTTATCGTAACTTTTCTTCTCGTGTTGACAAAGCATCTGACTTCACCATCATCATTGCTGTTAGATTCCAAGTCGTCAGATATGGATATATCTGATTCATTGTCAGTTTCTTGTGGTGAAACGCTGTCTTCATCAATTTCTGTATTTGAACTATCACATTTTGCCTTTAAATGTTGATCTGGATTGGAAAAGTCATCAGAATCTAAATTTTCACTCTTTTCATCCATATCATTATTGTTGGATAAATTATGGTTTTGACTACTTCTAGATTTTTGTTCAACAATTTCTTCATCAGCAGATTGATCTGACAAATTTGTACACATTTTGTCATAGTACTTATAGAAAACTGaatcattcatttttgtaagactGATAACAGGTTCTTTGACTACTTCTTTtgattcagtattattaatgcCTTCATTATCACTACTGCAAGTATCATATAAAGATGCATTATCTTGAGAGTCCATAGATACACTGCTTTTACTTTCATCTGTTTCAGTAGTTTTATGGGAAGTTTGACTGGAGTTAACTGTTTTATCATTTTGTTCACAAACACTGAAGCCGAAAAATGGTTCACTGGGCTTAGATCCGCCTAGTGATACATCTAATTGTGAATCATTCATAGAAACACTTGTATTTACAATCATAGAATCGTCATCTAGTTTACTAACATCAATTATTTCATTatatagttttttaagtttatcagcTTCATTATTAATACAACTGAATCCTAAGAATACTTCACTGGGTTTAGAGTCGCCTAAAGAAATATGCATATCAGATTCATTTGAGCTGTCACTAAGAATAGATACGCACTCTAGACTCTCAATATTTCTTGGTTTTTCTTCCTCTCCTTTGATATCATTTAATTCTTGTTCAGTCTTATTATTTTCTAATACACTAATATCTGATACATCACTTTTATCTATATTAAAAACATTGGGTACTGGTCTTTTACTACAAGGGGACTTTAAATCATCCCCCACAACATTTTCTTCAGTTATAGTCCCATAATTTGGACTTGTCTCGCAACTAAGTTTAGAAATTGGTGATAGCTTGTAAATAGATGTTGCTattctaatatttttaaatggtgTGCTACTTAAAACTGACTTTTCTAGAACTGTTGACTGTAATTGTTGAGTTGATGGCTTAGTTCTTTTCCTAGTCACAATTTTATTGAATGATATAACTGGACTGCCGGAActatttaaattgttaattttgttaaatatagaaAAGTTTTGAACTATTTTGTTAATAGATTCATCCTGGAACTTAGGACTACTAGGAATATCTTTCTCTATAATTAGTTTGTGTGCGCCAATATCAGTTGTATTTGTAGAAATGTTGCTTGTTTCATTTTCTTTATCAATTTCTGCAAAATAAAACATCATTAGCCGGGTTCACAGACCGATCGTACGCGCGAGGAATTTGCCTCGAGCGTATGATCGGTCTGTGTGGACCCGGTTATTCACTAAAATATAATTGAGCTTATATTTAACCTAAACC
This region includes:
- the LOC134744722 gene encoding uncharacterized protein LOC134744722, which translates into the protein MIRTYRSKKDTGSGLDHKDVLLTLDERSSAFDAFYIQKLKQTKRELSCMGSSSQYSTTSQKVRKKKYVKRIVKEVENAPRESMSHSTYLTPDKSIRVNRGQDLFDQLLNTSSARHLEPKVKEKDDLFDQVQALRPTKTYAKKKTRKVKKYINSSSESEIDKENETSNISTNTTDIGAHKLIIEKDIPSSPKFQDESINKIVQNFSIFNKINNLNSSGSPVISFNKIVTRKRTKPSTQQLQSTVLEKSVLSSTPFKNIRIATSIYKLSPISKLSCETSPNYGTITEENVVGDDLKSPCSKRPVPNVFNIDKSDVSDISVLENNKTEQELNDIKGEEEKPRNIESLECVSILSDSSNESDMHISLGDSKPSEVFLGFSCINNEADKLKKLYNEIIDVSKLDDDSMIVNTSVSMNDSQLDVSLGGSKPSEPFFGFSVCEQNDKTVNSSQTSHKTTETDESKSSVSMDSQDNASLYDTCSSDNEGINNTESKEVVKEPVISLTKMNDSVFYKYYDKMCTNLSDQSADEEIVEQKSRSSQNHNLSNNNDMDEKSENLDSDDFSNPDQHLKAKCDSSNTEIDEDSVSPQETDNESDISISDDLESNSNDDGEVRCFVNTRRKVTIKTNSTKFSSNDCSSVSSECNMTVLSRNKLIINSPDNIKKDETVLQTKECIEKEDVNTLHEDAINLDSDEIEETKDVYRQSFVTTRKSSRKFSGIPDSPVDKPTIVLQPGKKWERSLSIYRRMTMLNDHFDRSVLEEEPLNSKGRKYRESVINTMEMQEGSLHNESISSRRSTLVAKPCRSTIVLIREPNNARASICNNTTLYDDLKGFLSDDCDDTVVELSKLSIVDSDHEVTVVENLHEDRSTTARDYVLRRCNQTEAILFDECYPDTALKNCHKIGEGVYGEVFLWRARDGRARVMKIVPVAGDIKVNGEHQKDFHEIISEIVIAMELSALRTPIAELERQFDEGKTDIDTLDLHAIQNATDIFNEVLAIRCVYGGYTSRLLDLWELYDECKGSENDNPAILPSDQQYIVLELANAGQDLESYQFNSAEQAHALFLQVAFGLAVGEEAFQFEHRDLHWGNVLIAPTEQKFATFVLRGRSHRVPRRGVAATIIDYSLSRLSLPLAQGGEAAALYNDLATDDGLFDAVGDYQFEVYRLMRDKLNNDWKNFEPYTNIVWLHYTVDKMITALRYKRTNTKLHKHYISKLKAIKNRILSYGSASQFVLTDIEY